The following proteins are co-located in the Syngnathus scovelli strain Florida chromosome 21, RoL_Ssco_1.2, whole genome shotgun sequence genome:
- the LOC125990887 gene encoding endothelial PAS domain-containing protein 1 isoform X2, with amino-acid sequence MRADKERRRAISREAARRRRRVESDIFGDLCRLLPLQASIRDHLDKPSVIRLALCYIRLKTLLQNNLYLSQFLDLNGTTKAAEETDIYLTIMEGFVMVLSLEGDMMFLSDNVSCYLGLTATELMGHNIFEFTHPYDHKEIKSNLHLTEEEFWSDAKRDFVVRIKSTLSLRGQNTNIKSATWKVLQCQGRARTCAGPFLASCLLLTCRPLPVSHTLLCARTFSSQHSMDMRFTQCDHSVLKEPVSQQPLQDASEGRRVCVGGKPQRRGTEGPDVQVQKRSPTASYGPLRHLRAKRRGGAVPAALRGPMIAAAEEPIQPLVFLGLQSLQFSYMTFGRACLSDT; translated from the exons ATGAGAGCTGACAAGGAGAGGAGAAG GGCGATCAGTCGCGAGGCAGCCAGGCGGAGGCGGCGAGTGGAGTCGGACATTTTTGGCGATTTGTGCCGCCTGCTACCGTTACAAGCGTCCATCAGAGATCACCTGGATAAACCGTCCGTCATCCGTCTGGCGCTCTGCTACATTCGACTCAAAACGCTGCTACAAA ACAACTTGTACCTGTCACAGTTTTTGGATTTGAATGGCACGACAAAGGCTGCAGAGGAGACTGATATCTACCTAACCATCATGGAGGGATTTGTGATGGTCCTGTCCCTCGAGGGGGACATGATGTTCCTGTCCGACAACGTCAGCTGCTACCTAGGACTCACGGCG ACTGAACTGATGGGCCACAACATTTTCGAGTTTACTCACCCGTATGACCACAAAGAAATCAAAAGTAATCTCCACCTAACTGAAG AGGAGTTTTGGAGCGACGCAAAACGGGACTTTGTGGTGAGGATTAAAAGCACCCTAAGCCTCCGAGGACAGAACACCAACATCAAGTCGGCCACGTGGAAG GTGCTGCAGTGCCAGGGCCGAGCGAGAACTTGCGCCGGCCCCTTCCTGGCCTCCTGCCTTCTGCTCACCTGTCGTCCTCTGCCCGTGTCTCACACGCTCCTCTGCGCTCGCACCTTCAGCAGTCAGCACAGCATGGACATGAGGTTCACGCAGTGCGACCACAG tgtACTCAAAGAGCCAGTCAGTCAGCAGCCGCTACAGGATGCTAGTGAAGGGCGGCGGGTATGTGTGGGTGGAAAGCCACAGCGCCGTGGTACCGAGGGTCCGGACGTCCAAGTCCAGAAGCGGAGCCCCACAGCATCTTATGGTCCTCTGCGTCACCTACGTGCTaag CGACGTGGAGGAGCCGTTCCTGCAGCTCTCCGTGGACCAATGATCGCAGCAGCTGAAGAACCGATCCAGCCTTTGGTCTTTCTCGGTTTGCAATCATTGCAATTTTCATACATGACATTTGGTAGAGCGTGTCTGTCTGACACTTGA
- the LOC125990887 gene encoding endothelial PAS domain-containing protein 1 isoform X1, with amino-acid sequence MRADKERRRAISREAARRRRRVESDIFGDLCRLLPLQASIRDHLDKPSVIRLALCYIRLKTLLQNNLYLSQFLDLNGTTKAAEETDIYLTIMEGFVMVLSLEGDMMFLSDNVSCYLGLTATELMGHNIFEFTHPYDHKEIKSNLHLTEEEFWSDAKRDFVVRIKSTLSLRGQNTNIKSATWKVLQCQGRARTCAGPFLASCLLLTCRPLPVSHTLLCARTFSSQHSMDMRFTQCDHSVLSILGYTSHELVGRSIYELCHTLDTICLTKYHVDLYSKSQSVSSRYRMLVKGGGYVWVESHSAVVPRVRTSKSRSGAPQHLMVLCVTYVLSDVEEPFLQLSVDQ; translated from the exons ATGAGAGCTGACAAGGAGAGGAGAAG GGCGATCAGTCGCGAGGCAGCCAGGCGGAGGCGGCGAGTGGAGTCGGACATTTTTGGCGATTTGTGCCGCCTGCTACCGTTACAAGCGTCCATCAGAGATCACCTGGATAAACCGTCCGTCATCCGTCTGGCGCTCTGCTACATTCGACTCAAAACGCTGCTACAAA ACAACTTGTACCTGTCACAGTTTTTGGATTTGAATGGCACGACAAAGGCTGCAGAGGAGACTGATATCTACCTAACCATCATGGAGGGATTTGTGATGGTCCTGTCCCTCGAGGGGGACATGATGTTCCTGTCCGACAACGTCAGCTGCTACCTAGGACTCACGGCG ACTGAACTGATGGGCCACAACATTTTCGAGTTTACTCACCCGTATGACCACAAAGAAATCAAAAGTAATCTCCACCTAACTGAAG AGGAGTTTTGGAGCGACGCAAAACGGGACTTTGTGGTGAGGATTAAAAGCACCCTAAGCCTCCGAGGACAGAACACCAACATCAAGTCGGCCACGTGGAAG GTGCTGCAGTGCCAGGGCCGAGCGAGAACTTGCGCCGGCCCCTTCCTGGCCTCCTGCCTTCTGCTCACCTGTCGTCCTCTGCCCGTGTCTCACACGCTCCTCTGCGCTCGCACCTTCAGCAGTCAGCACAGCATGGACATGAGGTTCACGCAGTGCGACCACAG CGTGTTGTCAATTTTAGGATACACTTCTCACGAGCTGGTGGGCCGCTCCATATATGAGCTTTGTCACACGCTGGACACGATCTGTTTGACCAAATATCACGTCGACT tgtACTCAAAGAGCCAGTCAGTCAGCAGCCGCTACAGGATGCTAGTGAAGGGCGGCGGGTATGTGTGGGTGGAAAGCCACAGCGCCGTGGTACCGAGGGTCCGGACGTCCAAGTCCAGAAGCGGAGCCCCACAGCATCTTATGGTCCTCTGCGTCACCTACGTGCTaag CGACGTGGAGGAGCCGTTCCTGCAGCTCTCCGTGGACCAATGA